One Schistocerca americana isolate TAMUIC-IGC-003095 unplaced genomic scaffold, iqSchAmer2.1 HiC_scaffold_397, whole genome shotgun sequence genomic region harbors:
- the LOC124582151 gene encoding nascent polypeptide-associated complex subunit alpha, muscle-specific form-like: MTARTPHCAYCANRLHQPQPTLRMPSRRTSPAATPANRTAVRHLPGGACARPAPQREPTTSEPRRTHHHAHKATAACQQLSTRVVATGARHTPAGAGAQQAPPTQKRRPPHPGQGQEHGKRRQSESGAHRTPAGAKSAASAANAKAAPAAPRPEPRAQQAPPQPKRRPPHPGRSQSTANAANAKAAPATPRPRPRAQQAPPKQKRRPPHPGRSQEHSKRRQSKSGARRTPAGAKSTASAANAKAAPAAPRPEPRAQQAPPTQKRRPPHPGRSQSTASAAEASKCHSPVSKDTRHKCPTP; encoded by the exons ATGACCGCCAGAACTCCCCACTGTGCTTATTGCGCCAACCGCCTGCACCAACCACAGCCAACATTGCGTATG CCCAGCCGGCGGACGAGCCCCGCCGCTACCCCGGCCAACCGCACCGCCGTCCGACATTTGCCGGGCGGAGCATGTGCGAGGCCGGCGCCGCAGCGGGAGCCCACCACCAGCGAGCCGCGCAGGACGCACCACCATGCGCATAAGGCAACTGCCGCGTGCCAACAGCTGTCGACACGCGTCGTTGCCAC CGGCGCCCGCCACACCCCGGCCGGAGCCGGGGCGCAGCAagcgccgccaacgcaaaagcggcgcccgccgcaccccggccaaGGCCAAGAGCACGGCAAGCGCCGCCAAAGTGAAAGCGGCGCCcaccgcaccccggccggagccaagagcgcagcaagcgccgccaacgcaaaagcggcgcccgccgcaccccggccggagccaagagcacagcaagcgccgccacagccaaagcggcgcccgccgcaccccggccggagccagaGCACAGCAAAcgccgccaacgcaaaagcggcACCCGCCACACCCCGGCCAAGGCCAAGAGCACAGCAGGCGCCGCCAaagcaaaagcggcgcccgccgcaccccggccggagccaagagcacagcaagcgccgccaaagcaaaagcggcgcccgccgcaccccggccggagccaagagcacagcaagcgccgccaacgcaaaagcggcgcccgccgcaccccggccggagccaagagcacagcaagcgccgccaacgcaaaagcggcgcccgccgcaccccggccggagccagaGCACAGCAAGCGCCGCAGAAGCGAGCAAGTGCCATTCGCCAGTGAGCAAGGATACTAGACACAAGTGTCCGACACCTTAG